Proteins found in one Caldisericia bacterium genomic segment:
- a CDS encoding molybdopterin-dependent oxidoreductase, with protein sequence MEELKFVGKDIPRIDEKEKITGAARYVDDLDFGPNLLYAEIVESPYPHALIKKIDTSEAEKVEGVVKVVTGKDFPFKFGLYMKDRYIFAQDRVRFVGEQVAAVVARDPKIAQKAAKLVKVEYEPLPAVFDPLEAIKEGAPIIHPELGQYSHVPWFFPKGGTNIAHHRKVRKGDVEKGFKEADYVFEDTYKIPRYAHCCMETHISVAYYDLSGRLTLWNSSQSPHVQKALIADALSPLGITEKDVRVITPYVGGGFGGKAGVTMEVIAAALAVACKGNPVKVRWRRDQEFYNTYMRQQVISKIKVGVKKDGTITAFQIENFWDAGPYVEYGANVVNASGLSATGPYRIPNVKIDSYCIYTNLPAAGPYRGFGYSEMLFSVESHMTRIAKAIGMDPVEFRRKNAIREGDSLAYGAPMNPNGLIEAIDKVAEEIEWGKKEESKDPKKAIGKGFAIFWKAPAMPPNVSTTAFLKFSGDGSVNILVSGMEIGQGYHTAMAQIAAEILTIPIEKIRVELPDTDRNPYHWQTVASHVTWASGNAVKRAALEARDKIFEVVSRAYHFNKDSLYLENGKVKCYLKPDFELDLKDFVINGIMKEDGYYVGQNIVASGQFFVDFCSALQDPETSQGGHPNVHYTVGAAAVKIEVDKETGKVKILKAVEAIDCGKAINPLNVKDQIIGGLLQGLATALYEDMRFDKNGKILNPNFTDYKIPTSLDIPEEVVPIIVEVAQPDGPFGARGMAEHPMIPAAPMIANAVEDAVGVRIKALPITAEKIALALAKGEKEPDYYWHIMK encoded by the coding sequence ATGGAAGAATTAAAATTTGTTGGAAAAGATATACCAAGAATAGATGAGAAAGAAAAAATAACGGGAGCAGCAAGATATGTTGATGATCTTGATTTTGGACCAAATCTACTTTATGCAGAAATAGTTGAATCACCTTATCCACATGCTCTAATAAAAAAGATTGATACAAGTGAAGCAGAAAAAGTTGAAGGAGTTGTGAAGGTAGTTACTGGAAAAGATTTTCCATTCAAATTTGGTCTATACATGAAAGATAGATACATTTTTGCTCAAGATAGAGTTAGATTTGTTGGAGAGCAAGTTGCTGCTGTTGTTGCAAGAGATCCAAAAATAGCCCAAAAGGCTGCAAAGTTGGTTAAAGTTGAATATGAACCCCTTCCAGCAGTATTTGATCCACTTGAGGCTATTAAAGAAGGAGCACCAATTATTCATCCAGAACTTGGTCAATATTCTCATGTTCCATGGTTTTTCCCTAAGGGTGGAACTAATATTGCACATCATAGAAAAGTAAGAAAAGGAGATGTTGAGAAAGGTTTTAAAGAAGCAGATTATGTTTTCGAAGATACATATAAAATTCCAAGATATGCTCATTGTTGTATGGAAACTCATATTTCAGTTGCATATTATGATCTTTCAGGAAGACTTACACTGTGGAATTCTTCACAATCTCCTCATGTGCAAAAGGCTCTTATTGCAGATGCATTATCACCTCTTGGTATTACAGAAAAAGATGTAAGAGTAATAACACCATATGTTGGAGGAGGATTTGGTGGTAAAGCAGGAGTAACAATGGAAGTTATTGCTGCTGCTCTTGCAGTTGCTTGCAAAGGAAATCCTGTAAAAGTTAGATGGAGGAGAGATCAAGAATTTTATAACACATACATGAGACAACAGGTAATTTCGAAAATAAAAGTTGGGGTTAAAAAAGATGGAACTATAACTGCTTTTCAAATTGAGAATTTCTGGGATGCTGGTCCATATGTAGAATATGGTGCTAATGTTGTTAATGCTTCAGGTCTTTCTGCAACAGGACCATATAGAATTCCAAATGTAAAAATAGATTCTTATTGTATTTATACAAATCTACCTGCAGCAGGACCTTATAGAGGTTTTGGATACTCTGAAATGCTTTTCTCAGTTGAATCACATATGACAAGAATTGCAAAAGCAATTGGCATGGATCCAGTTGAATTTAGAAGAAAGAATGCTATAAGAGAAGGAGATTCTCTTGCCTATGGCGCTCCAATGAATCCAAATGGACTCATTGAGGCAATTGATAAGGTTGCTGAAGAGATTGAATGGGGTAAAAAAGAGGAGTCTAAGGATCCTAAAAAGGCTATTGGAAAAGGATTTGCTATTTTCTGGAAGGCACCTGCGATGCCTCCAAACGTTTCAACAACAGCATTTTTAAAGTTTAGCGGGGACGGAAGTGTTAATATTCTTGTTTCTGGTATGGAAATTGGGCAAGGATATCATACAGCAATGGCTCAAATTGCTGCAGAAATTTTAACAATTCCAATTGAAAAAATTAGAGTAGAACTTCCTGATACAGATAGAAATCCATATCACTGGCAAACTGTTGCATCACATGTTACATGGGCTAGTGGTAATGCAGTTAAAAGAGCAGCACTTGAAGCAAGAGACAAAATATTTGAAGTAGTATCAAGAGCATATCATTTTAATAAAGACTCACTTTATCTTGAAAATGGTAAGGTAAAATGTTACTTAAAACCAGATTTTGAATTAGATCTAAAAGATTTTGTTATTAATGGAATTATGAAAGAAGATGGATATTATGTGGGACAAAATATTGTTGCAAGTGGTCAATTCTTTGTAGATTTTTGTTCAGCATTACAAGATCCAGAAACAAGCCAAGGAGGACATCCAAATGTTCATTATACAGTTGGTGCTGCTGCTGTAAAAATTGAAGTTGATAAAGAGACAGGAAAGGTTAAAATTCTTAAGGCTGTGGAAGCAATAGATTGTGGAAAAGCAATAAATCCTCTCAATGTCAAAGATCAAATTATAGGAGGTTTATTACAAGGACTTGCAACAGCACTCTATGAGGATATGAGATTTGATAAAAATGGAAAGATACTAAATCCAAACTTTACAGATTATAAGATTCCAACATCTCTTGATATTCCTGAGGAAGTTGTACCAATAATTGTTGAGGTTGCTCAACCAGACGGACCATTTGGTGCAAGAGGTATGGCAGAGCATCCAATGATCCCTGCTGCTCCTATGATTGCGAATGCAGTTGAAGACGCTGTTGGTGTTAGAATAAAAGCACTTCCAATTACAGCAGAGAAAATTGCTCTTGCTTTAGCAAAGGGTGAAAAGGAGCCAGATTATTACTGGCACATAATGAAATAA
- a CDS encoding (2Fe-2S)-binding protein — protein MRKISFILNGEKRSVYVEPNDLLLDVLRDKLGDKTPKYGCGRGDCGTCTVLLNGKSVRSCLILAVEVDGQEITTLEGISKGGLTELQKYFLKHNSFQCGFCAPGMIVTLEEFLKKNPKPDEEEVKEAISGNLCRCTGYVPIIRAVMDYVKNK, from the coding sequence ATGAGAAAAATATCTTTTATTTTGAATGGAGAAAAGAGAAGTGTTTATGTTGAACCTAATGATTTATTATTGGATGTTTTAAGAGATAAACTCGGAGATAAAACTCCTAAATATGGTTGTGGAAGAGGCGATTGTGGTACATGTACAGTTTTATTAAATGGTAAATCTGTTAGAAGTTGTCTTATTTTAGCAGTTGAGGTTGATGGACAAGAAATTACAACTCTTGAAGGAATTTCAAAGGGTGGTTTAACAGAACTTCAAAAATACTTTTTAAAACACAATTCATTTCAGTGTGGATTCTGTGCTCCAGGGATGATTGTAACATTAGAAGAATTTTTAAAGAAAAATCCAAAGCCAGATGAAGAAGAAGTTAAAGAGGCAATCTCAGGAAATTTATGTAGATGTACAGGTTATGTTCCAATTATTAGAGCAGTTATGGATTATGTAAAAAATAAATAG
- a CDS encoding xanthine dehydrogenase family protein subunit M, giving the protein MSGVISHEFEYLKPKNLDELVDFLTQYKTKAKILSGGTDLIVRIKDGFESPEVLIDIKGIGELKELKFNGNSLFIGASVTFNELIDSEVVRERYPLLWEASKSVASTAIRNRATLVGNICSAVPSLDSGPALLDYEAEVILKSRNGERKVNINEFFLGPRKTVLKEDEFVYGVLIPFINRKNGSAYVKLGRYNGEDLAQVGIGILVVEGKEYRVAHCAVGPVAARARKVEQLLNGKDLNDSLIEEAKKLIVEEISPITDIRATKEYRIHMAKIMLERGLKAAVDRLNGKGPKYGERLI; this is encoded by the coding sequence ATGTCAGGAGTAATTTCACATGAATTTGAATATTTAAAACCTAAAAATTTAGATGAGTTAGTTGATTTTCTTACTCAATATAAAACAAAAGCAAAAATTCTTTCTGGTGGAACAGATTTAATTGTGAGAATTAAAGATGGTTTTGAATCTCCAGAAGTTTTAATTGATATTAAAGGAATAGGCGAACTCAAAGAGTTAAAATTTAATGGAAACTCACTCTTTATTGGTGCATCTGTGACTTTTAATGAATTAATCGATTCAGAAGTTGTAAGAGAGCGCTATCCACTTTTATGGGAGGCCTCAAAGAGTGTAGCATCAACTGCAATAAGAAATAGGGCAACACTTGTTGGTAATATTTGTTCTGCAGTACCTTCTCTTGATTCTGGCCCTGCACTTTTAGACTATGAGGCAGAGGTTATTTTAAAAAGCAGAAATGGAGAAAGAAAAGTAAATATAAATGAATTCTTTTTAGGGCCAAGGAAGACAGTTTTAAAAGAGGATGAATTTGTTTATGGTGTTTTGATTCCTTTTATAAATAGAAAAAATGGTAGTGCGTATGTAAAGTTAGGAAGATATAATGGTGAAGATCTTGCTCAAGTTGGGATTGGTATTCTTGTTGTTGAAGGAAAAGAATATAGAGTTGCACATTGTGCTGTGGGTCCAGTTGCTGCAAGAGCAAGAAAAGTTGAACAACTTTTAAATGGAAAAGATTTGAATGACTCATTGATTGAAGAAGCAAAAAAGTTAATTGTTGAAGAAATTTCACCAATAACAGATATAAGAGCAACAAAAGAATATAGAATTCATATGGCAAAGATTATGCTTGAAAGAGGACTTAAGGCAGCAGTTGATAGATTAAATGGTAAAGGTCCAAAGTATGGAGAGAGATTAATTTAG
- a CDS encoding cyclase family protein, translating into MNNEKFIETLSKAKLYDLTQPLSIFTPPWPHDKALEVHFFKRVTGAYGGGQGANGQILNWSNTTGTHLVGETAYHSGGRAISDIPLKELSGPGVIVDISDMVSDYSIITPEMITKKVNVKEGDILIIYTGYSKYSWEKPTSSEFGYLVRHPGPNMEFFEWAMKMKLKWVGIDAGCIEHPMNTPIRYWHAGEFEKAKAKLRKEWGKEWDEMFPPDEYYKLMHIKVPKSHLVFVESIGGDVDKLLNQRAWIFAGVIPFMETEASWARVVAYQAPEGMDNEEFIKMMEEMEQYDLTIPFSVRTPQWLNYEPLSVRFFKRVGQQQFGLGRNTSICNASIHLATHMDGEKHFYPAGRTIGETPLEEWVGPGVIADISDMVSDVSVYTPEMIKKVVDIRPGDILIIKTGWHKYGWNSPDSDEFKYMVRHPGPSPDFAQWALDMKIKWIGVDAVSADHPMNTIMRIWHPKTFEEANRKLKEQFGKDWDEMYPIDEFYQVMHLKLFPKHLVHAENLAGDIAHLPSGRYYLGCFLAKAMEAESMWGRFIAWKMK; encoded by the coding sequence ATGAATAATGAAAAATTTATTGAAACTTTAAGTAAAGCAAAACTTTATGATCTAACTCAACCTTTAAGTATTTTTACTCCACCGTGGCCCCATGATAAAGCACTTGAAGTTCATTTCTTTAAAAGAGTAACAGGTGCTTATGGTGGAGGACAGGGTGCAAATGGTCAAATTTTAAACTGGAGTAACACAACTGGTACTCATCTTGTTGGCGAAACAGCATATCATTCAGGTGGTAGAGCAATTTCAGATATTCCACTTAAAGAACTTTCGGGTCCAGGAGTGATTGTTGATATTTCAGATATGGTATCAGATTATAGCATAATTACTCCAGAAATGATCACGAAAAAAGTAAATGTAAAAGAAGGAGATATTCTTATTATTTACACTGGTTATAGCAAATATTCATGGGAAAAACCAACATCTTCTGAATTTGGATATCTTGTAAGACATCCAGGACCAAATATGGAATTTTTCGAATGGGCAATGAAGATGAAGCTTAAATGGGTTGGAATTGATGCTGGTTGTATAGAACACCCTATGAATACCCCAATAAGATATTGGCATGCAGGTGAATTTGAAAAAGCAAAAGCAAAGTTAAGAAAAGAATGGGGTAAAGAGTGGGATGAGATGTTTCCACCAGATGAATATTATAAATTAATGCACATTAAAGTTCCAAAATCACATCTTGTTTTTGTTGAAAGCATTGGTGGTGATGTAGATAAACTTCTTAATCAAAGAGCATGGATATTTGCAGGTGTAATTCCATTTATGGAAACAGAGGCATCATGGGCAAGAGTTGTTGCATATCAAGCACCAGAAGGAATGGATAATGAAGAATTCATTAAAATGATGGAAGAGATGGAACAATATGATCTTACAATTCCATTTTCTGTTAGAACACCACAATGGTTAAATTATGAACCACTAAGTGTTAGGTTCTTTAAGAGAGTTGGACAACAACAATTTGGTTTAGGAAGAAATACATCAATTTGCAATGCAAGTATTCACCTTGCAACACATATGGATGGAGAAAAACATTTCTATCCAGCTGGAAGAACAATTGGTGAAACACCGCTTGAAGAATGGGTTGGACCAGGTGTAATTGCAGATATTTCAGATATGGTAAGTGATGTCAGTGTTTATACACCAGAAATGATAAAGAAGGTCGTTGATATAAGGCCAGGCGATATTTTAATAATTAAAACTGGTTGGCATAAATATGGATGGAATTCACCAGATTCTGACGAATTTAAATATATGGTAAGACACCCTGGACCATCACCAGATTTTGCTCAATGGGCATTAGATATGAAAATTAAATGGATTGGAGTTGATGCAGTAAGTGCAGATCATCCTATGAACACCATTATGAGAATATGGCATCCAAAAACTTTTGAAGAAGCAAATAGAAAACTCAAAGAACAATTTGGTAAAGATTGGGATGAAATGTACCCAATTGATGAATTTTATCAAGTGATGCACCTTAAACTATTTCCAAAACATCTTGTTCATGCAGAAAATCTTGCAGGTGATATTGCTCACCTCCCAAGTGGTAGATATTATCTTGGCTGTTTTCTTGCAAAAGCAATGGAAGCAGAATCAATGTGGGGTAGGTTTATTGCTTGGAAGATGAAATAA
- a CDS encoding DUF1116 domain-containing protein, with product MVDIEKANQEALKRLLDAQPVWVDVQRAIDVIPGMKKNMFLHAGPPITWDRMCGAQRGAVIGGILYEGWAKTPEEAEKLAASGEIIFEPNHHHSAVAPMAGIITPSMPVIVVENEAFGNKAFCNLSEGIGKVLRMGAYSEDVIARLKWMENVFFPVLQKAIRKAGKIELKPINAEALTMGDELHNRTRAASYLLFSKLVPYLLATMEDLKNTNDSITFIQQNIHAYLPFIMASCKASIEPCEGIEGSTMVTVMTRNGTDWGIRVSGMGNEWFITESPIPDVLLFPGFKKEDVGRDMGDSAIMETIGLGGLAIAAAPAIIKFVGGTTQLAIKKNLEMYEITIGENNSYLIPYFDFRGTPTGIDIRKVVEKNLTPFIDTGVAHKDPGVGQVGAGLLDAPMECFKKALIAFAKKYAG from the coding sequence ATGGTAGACATTGAAAAGGCAAATCAAGAGGCTCTTAAGAGACTTCTTGATGCTCAACCTGTATGGGTTGATGTTCAGAGAGCAATTGATGTAATACCTGGGATGAAGAAAAACATGTTTCTTCATGCAGGTCCTCCAATAACATGGGATAGAATGTGTGGAGCTCAAAGGGGAGCTGTTATCGGTGGTATCCTTTATGAAGGATGGGCAAAAACTCCAGAAGAAGCAGAAAAATTAGCAGCATCAGGAGAAATTATATTTGAGCCTAATCATCATCATAGTGCAGTTGCACCAATGGCTGGAATAATTACTCCGTCAATGCCAGTTATTGTTGTAGAAAATGAAGCATTTGGTAATAAGGCTTTCTGTAACTTAAGCGAAGGTATAGGAAAAGTTTTAAGAATGGGTGCATATTCAGAAGATGTAATAGCAAGACTTAAGTGGATGGAGAATGTGTTTTTCCCAGTTTTACAAAAAGCAATAAGAAAAGCAGGAAAGATTGAATTAAAACCTATAAACGCAGAAGCATTAACAATGGGTGATGAACTTCATAATAGAACAAGGGCTGCTTCATATCTTCTATTTTCGAAACTTGTTCCATATCTTCTTGCGACTATGGAAGACTTGAAAAATACAAATGATTCAATAACATTTATTCAGCAAAATATTCACGCTTACCTTCCTTTTATTATGGCAAGTTGTAAAGCAAGCATTGAGCCATGTGAAGGGATTGAAGGAAGCACAATGGTAACAGTTATGACAAGAAATGGAACTGATTGGGGAATAAGAGTTTCAGGAATGGGGAATGAATGGTTTATAACTGAATCACCTATTCCAGATGTTCTTCTTTTCCCTGGATTTAAGAAAGAAGATGTTGGTCGTGATATGGGTGATAGTGCTATTATGGAGACAATAGGTCTTGGAGGTTTAGCAATTGCTGCAGCACCAGCAATAATTAAATTTGTTGGTGGAACAACTCAACTTGCTATTAAGAAAAACCTTGAGATGTATGAAATAACAATAGGTGAAAATAATTCATATCTTATTCCATATTTTGATTTCAGAGGTACTCCAACTGGAATTGATATAAGAAAAGTTGTTGAGAAAAATTTAACCCCATTTATTGATACTGGTGTTGCTCATAAAGATCCTGGAGTTGGTCAAGTTGGTGCAGGACTTCTTGATGCTCCAATGGAGTGTTTCAAGAAGGCTCTCATTGCATTTGCTAAAAAATATGCTGGTTAA
- a CDS encoding cyclase family protein has protein sequence MNINEFLDLMSKVKVYDLTQPLSVHTPPWPSYVPLSIQYFKRIAGAHMGQGANGQIITMSHHVGTHMDGEIHFYGHGRSIGEVPIEEWIGPGVVVDISDEVGDYDLYFPEMLEKKVEIRPGDILIINTGYHKYAWYEPEADEVRYFVKHPGPGPGFDEWALKMKFKWIGVDCGSADHPMNTIIRQWHPKAFQEAEKKLKEKYGKSWDEMFPPEVYYQIMHLKLFPKGLVHAENLGGDIDKVKNKRVWIGCFPLKGMEFESSQCRIIAIEP, from the coding sequence ATGAATATAAATGAATTTTTAGATTTAATGAGCAAGGTAAAAGTGTATGATTTGACTCAACCTTTAAGTGTTCATACACCTCCATGGCCAAGTTATGTTCCCCTTTCTATTCAATATTTTAAAAGAATCGCAGGTGCACATATGGGACAAGGTGCAAATGGTCAAATAATTACTATGAGTCATCATGTCGGAACTCATATGGATGGTGAAATACATTTTTATGGACATGGAAGATCAATAGGAGAAGTTCCAATTGAAGAGTGGATAGGTCCTGGAGTTGTTGTTGATATATCTGATGAAGTTGGTGATTATGATTTGTATTTTCCAGAAATGCTTGAGAAAAAAGTTGAAATTAGACCAGGTGATATTTTGATTATAAACACTGGATATCATAAATATGCATGGTATGAACCTGAAGCAGATGAAGTAAGATATTTTGTTAAACATCCTGGGCCAGGTCCTGGATTTGATGAGTGGGCTCTTAAAATGAAATTTAAATGGATTGGTGTTGATTGCGGAAGCGCAGATCATCCCATGAATACAATAATAAGACAGTGGCACCCAAAAGCGTTTCAAGAGGCAGAAAAAAAACTAAAGGAAAAATATGGAAAAAGTTGGGATGAAATGTTTCCACCTGAAGTATATTATCAAATTATGCATCTCAAACTTTTCCCAAAAGGTTTAGTTCATGCAGAAAACCTTGGTGGTGATATAGATAAAGTTAAAAATAAAAGAGTTTGGATTGGGTGCTTTCCATTGAAAGGGATGGAATTTGAATCCTCTCAATGTAGAATTATTGCAATTGAACCATAA
- a CDS encoding fdrA domain protein, producing MAVSDLFKKELKVINVGLVSFKESLEQTGFKVIQVDWKPPAGGDEEALEALKKLMNLGK from the coding sequence ATGGCGGTTAGTGATTTATTTAAAAAAGAATTAAAAGTTATAAATGTTGGGTTAGTTTCGTTTAAAGAGAGTTTAGAACAAACGGGTTTTAAAGTGATTCAAGTGGACTGGAAACCACCAGCAGGTGGTGATGAAGAAGCACTAGAGGCACTAAAGAAACTCATGAATTTAGGAAAATAA